CCACAGCAGTGCGGTTACGGACAATACGGCCAACACACGCCGCTGAGCACTCGTCCAAACGCCAAGGTCCTCAAGCTGCATCGAACAACTTCGTGACAAGCCACGTGTCAACCAAAGGCCTGTCGCCAATAACATTGTCGCGGCAACCGGAACGCCGATCTTAAGCCACGAGAAAAAATCGATGGTGCGTTCGCTCTGTTGTTCGTAAATCGAGACAAACACTCCATTGGGAGCCGTGCCGATAATCGTCGCAATTCCGCCGATGCTCGATCCATATGCCACCGCCAACAATAGGGGGACATGCAGCCGCGAATCCTTTTGTTCGTGCAGCACCGCAATCGCCACAGGCAACATGATCAGCGCTGTTGCCGTGTTTGAAATCCACATGCTCGAAAACGCCGACGCGGCCAAGAAGCCGAGCACGATACGCCGCTGGGAACTTGTGCCTGTCAATTTCATCAAGCCTTGCGAAACGCGCAGATGGGTTTGCGAGTGTTCGGCAGCTCGCGAGATCATAAATCCAGCCATGAACAACAAGACAAACTTGTCTCCATAGGCTTCGGCGAGTTGGCGGTGGTCCAACACCCCCGCAAACGGAAACACGACAAACGGGACCAGCGACGTGACCGGGATCGGAACCGCTTCGGTGCACCACCAAATACCACACAGCGACGTGACGGCTGCCGTGACCGCCGCGGGATGTGAAAGCTGAAACGCGGTGATACACAATCCATAGACAAGCAACGCTACCGCGAATCCGGCAACGGTACAAAGAACGCGAAAATGCGGCATCCGAACGGGTTCCAAGAAAAAGCAATTCGAAGGTGGGACGAAAAATCAAAAGCGAGATCAGGCTGCCGACGCCGGGGGGAGCCGAACACCGTCACCGAAGCAGAACAGTGTAGCGAATCAGAGGGGAGAAAGGCGTTTTGTCGCAGATCCTATCACTGGGGATCGCTAAATGGATAACTTGTTCCGGTCGGTCACATGAGCAACGAGGTCAGCAGAAGGTCTACCGAGTTTCGTGCTTCGCCGTCGAAGGTTCGTCTCGCTTCGGGGGCGTGATCGTCACGACAGCCTGGGCAAGGTCGACCGAAAGCGAGGAAGTGGATCCGTTCGCTTGACAACGTCGTAGCATCCCTTGACGGAAAACGCGTCGCGGCGACCTGCTGATCCCGTGGCGATTTTGGCCAGTTCCACTTGCTTGCACTGTCCCATCATTCCAGCACGGTTTTCGGTAAATCGACGATCGAACCAGTGAACGTATGTTTGATTTTTGGTAAATCCACTGGCCGCAGCCGTGGTTCACCTTCGCAGATCCAAAGGTAAATCGTCCTCGCCCAGGCGATGTCGTAACCGCCTCGTAATTTTCGACTTACCTCGGCTCTGCTAAACGATTCGTAAACGTTAGAATAGAGGTCGTCGAAACGACCAATTCTTTTCTGTTAGTAAATTGGGTTCCCAACATGAGCACCGAAACAAACGCCAGCCGTGCGTATCAGCATCTACGAAACAAGTTGATCTCGGGTGAATTTGAACCGGGCGCTCGTCTGTTGTATGGTCCGATCGGCAAAGAAATCGGCGTCAGTGCGACGCCGGTGCGGGAAGCCGCCGGTCAGCTTGCCAACGAAGGCCTGGTCGATTTGGTGCCCAACATGGGTGCCATCGTCCGGTCGCTGGATCGATCCGCGTTGATCGATATCTACGAGGTTCGTGAGGTCATCGAACCCTACACCGCAGCACGGGCCGCTGAGCGAGCCACACCCGAGCAGATCGCCAAGATTCAAGCCGAATTGAAGCGGATGGAAGAGTTGACCGCGAAGCAAGAGAAATCTTCGGCCCAGTACGCGGGCAAGCGGATCAAAGGGCAGTTTGACAAGGCCGATTATCAATTTCATATGTTGATTATCGAAGCGACCGGCAATCAAGCGCTGGTTCACACGGCATCGCAGTCGCAAGTCTTAACCCGAGTGTTTGCCATCCGCCGACACCGTCATGATGTCGTTGCGATGAAACGCACGTGCAAAGATCATCAGAAGATTTTTCGAGCGATCAAGAAACATGACGCCGAAGCCGCTCGCGAAGCTGCCGCTGCCCACATCCGTAACGGACTAAAAGTCTCGTTGATCGAAATCGACGAAAACGAAAACGGCGAAGCCTAAGCATCCGCGTCGTTTCGCTTGAGTCCAACTTCTGCTCTTAATCTTACTCCCGCCGCTGCAATCACCCGTCTCGGGTGTAAGTGGGTGATGATTAGAATTAAGAGTAAAGTTGTGATTAGAAAGTAACAGCGGGCTTTCAAGTCGCACCGTCACTTCCCAAAAAAAGTCGATGCGGTGGGCACTAGGCACTGTCTGAGAACGCATCCGAGGCGGAAACTTGGTAGCGGAATTCGTGAAGAATTTCGATTTCCCAATGGGGCGATGCCATGCTGCCGAAAGTCGAGACGACTTGTTGCTTTAGTCGTACGATGGACTTCCTAGTCCGTCGAATACACCATTGACGGACTAGGAAGTCCATCATACACCCTTTGCCGCAGGCAACTTCGCTAAATCAACAAGCCGCCCGCGACTTCCGCTACGGTTTTCAGACAGAGCCTAGCGCTCGGCCAATATCGCAGCAAGTTTGCGGTACTCGGTGTACAGCCGGTCATAGGCTGCGGTCCGTTCCTCTCTTGGCAGGACAATGTCTTGTTTGCCTTCGGGAACCCCCGCCATCGCGGTCGCCGCTTCGCTGACACTCGAAAAACCGCTCGCTTCCGACCCCGCTGCAATCATTCCCAACACCGCCGCACCGACGGCCGGACCTTGCGTGGAGGGGTGAATTTCAATCTTCATTCCCAACACGTCGGCATACACCTCGACGAACGCGCGGTTGTGGTGTGGCAATCCTCCGGTGGCAATCAATCGATCGATCGGGGCACCGCCGTCGCGAAGCATTTCGACGATCCAGCGGAGTCCAAACGCCGAGGCTTCCATCAACGCCAAATACAAGTGCTCCGGACCGTGCTCAAGGCCTAGTCCGGTAAACGCACCCCGTAGGCTGCCGTCCATCAACGGTGTGCGGCAACCATTCATCCAGTCCATGCACATCACCCCTTCGGCCCCCGGTGGCAATCGCAGTGCTGATTCCGCCAGCGAGTCAAAGGAATCGAGTCCAAGCAATCGCCGCAACCACGCAAACGCGTCACCGACCGCCGCTTGACCCGTTTCGTATCCAAACATGCCTGGCAAAATGCCTCCCTCGACCACACCCGCAATCCCAGGGATTTCGGCTGCGGTGGTGGCATTTAGCATGTGACAACTGCTCGTTCCCATCACCATCACAAGGGCTCCGGGGTCAGCGGCGCCGACTCCCGGTACCGCGGAATGCGCGTCGATAATCGCAGTCGAAACCGGAATGTTCTTGCGAAGCCCGAATCGCTTGGCCATCGCCGCAGTCAAGCCTCCGGCAGGTTCGCCAGGTGATCGCATCACTCCAGGCAAGCGCTGTCTTGCCGCCTCGGCCAATTGCGGATGGACCGCAGCAAAGTACTCGCTCGATGGATAGCCATCCGTCGCGGACCACATCGCCTTGTACCCCGCTTGGCATGTCGAGCGGGTCAATGAGTCGGCGGGCCCTCCCACCAACTGCCACACGAACCAGTCTCCGGCCTCCAGCCAAACTTCGGCCGCTGCGGCAACCTCCGGAGCATTTTCGATCGTTTCGAGCATCTTTGGAAAGAACCACTCCAATCCGATCGTGCCACCGTAACGCTTTAAAAATGCTTCATCACGTGCTCGGGCCACCGTATTCATCCGCTCGGTTTGCTCGAGTGCACCATGATGTTTCCAAAGCT
The window above is part of the Novipirellula caenicola genome. Proteins encoded here:
- a CDS encoding SLC13 family permease, with translation MPHFRVLCTVAGFAVALLVYGLCITAFQLSHPAAVTAAVTSLCGIWWCTEAVPIPVTSLVPFVVFPFAGVLDHRQLAEAYGDKFVLLFMAGFMISRAAEHSQTHLRVSQGLMKLTGTSSQRRIVLGFLAASAFSSMWISNTATALIMLPVAIAVLHEQKDSRLHVPLLLAVAYGSSIGGIATIIGTAPNGVFVSIYEQQSERTIDFFSWLKIGVPVAATMLLATGLWLTRGLSRSCSMQLEDLGVWTSAQRRVLAVLSVTALLWITRSAPFGGWSALLDVPMAHDATVGLAAVIALFLIPSGTTTVHRSENGDGDDCVQANRLLDWETASDIPWGILILFGGGLAIAKAAEVTGLSEIIGNQFSHLSGLHPLLIIAAICLTVTFLTEVTSNTATTTLLMPILGAAAEGAGYDAAFLMLPAALSASCAFMLPVATPPNAIVFGSEHLTVREMAKTGFVLNLIGVVVISLVCYFVVDFQHGIGRPGPAPAIQAEPTPTR
- a CDS encoding GntR family transcriptional regulator is translated as MSTETNASRAYQHLRNKLISGEFEPGARLLYGPIGKEIGVSATPVREAAGQLANEGLVDLVPNMGAIVRSLDRSALIDIYEVREVIEPYTAARAAERATPEQIAKIQAELKRMEELTAKQEKSSAQYAGKRIKGQFDKADYQFHMLIIEATGNQALVHTASQSQVLTRVFAIRRHRHDVVAMKRTCKDHQKIFRAIKKHDAEAAREAAAAHIRNGLKVSLIEIDENENGEA
- a CDS encoding ribulokinase, which gives rise to MNATATEKPRAVGPVALGLDFGTESVRAILIDAAGNQLGLASRDYANGQITQTLPGSDVLLPPRYALQAPGDWIASAAEATQAAIGEAGLDSATIVGIGVDFTSCTMLPTTLDGTPICELAKFRSTPLAWPKLWKHHGALEQTERMNTVARARDEAFLKRYGGTIGLEWFFPKMLETIENAPEVAAAAEVWLEAGDWFVWQLVGGPADSLTRSTCQAGYKAMWSATDGYPSSEYFAAVHPQLAEAARQRLPGVMRSPGEPAGGLTAAMAKRFGLRKNIPVSTAIIDAHSAVPGVGAADPGALVMVMGTSSCHMLNATTAAEIPGIAGVVEGGILPGMFGYETGQAAVGDAFAWLRRLLGLDSFDSLAESALRLPPGAEGVMCMDWMNGCRTPLMDGSLRGAFTGLGLEHGPEHLYLALMEASAFGLRWIVEMLRDGGAPIDRLIATGGLPHHNRAFVEVYADVLGMKIEIHPSTQGPAVGAAVLGMIAAGSEASGFSSVSEAATAMAGVPEGKQDIVLPREERTAAYDRLYTEYRKLAAILAER